A region of Flavobacterium album DNA encodes the following proteins:
- a CDS encoding AraC family transcriptional regulator produces the protein MKVAVPTFEVIEPNFGSSFYYSKYVQNANVKAHVWHYHPEVELVFVNGGAGKRQIGSHISYYTDGDLILIGSNLPHCGFTDEATGNKNETVVQMRPDFLGEAFMMLPETTGLQSLLVRSRGGIAFGGKTKRIVGEELEAMEGQQPFERLLSIIKILKYLERSDDYKILNAEGFAMETQVQDNDRINMVFNFVKDSFRQPIALDKVAGMASMTVPSFCRYFKKVTKKTFTQFVNEYRIVHACKLLAEKHIPIADVCYESGFNNFSHFNKAFREFTGKSASQYRKELREVVS, from the coding sequence ATGAAAGTTGCAGTGCCAACGTTTGAAGTGATAGAACCCAACTTTGGGAGTTCGTTCTATTATTCAAAATATGTACAAAATGCCAACGTAAAAGCCCATGTGTGGCATTACCATCCCGAGGTAGAGTTGGTATTCGTCAATGGCGGCGCCGGGAAAAGGCAGATAGGCAGCCATATCTCCTATTATACGGATGGGGACCTTATCCTCATCGGCAGCAACCTCCCGCATTGTGGCTTTACTGACGAGGCTACAGGCAATAAGAACGAGACCGTAGTACAGATGCGGCCTGATTTCCTGGGCGAGGCTTTTATGATGCTTCCCGAGACCACAGGATTGCAAAGCCTTTTAGTCCGTTCCAGGGGCGGCATTGCCTTTGGCGGCAAAACTAAAAGGATAGTGGGTGAAGAACTTGAGGCAATGGAAGGGCAGCAGCCGTTTGAAAGACTGCTGTCTATAATAAAGATACTTAAGTACCTCGAACGCTCCGACGACTATAAAATTCTGAATGCTGAGGGGTTTGCCATGGAAACGCAGGTGCAGGATAACGACCGCATTAATATGGTATTTAATTTTGTGAAGGACAGCTTCAGGCAGCCAATAGCCCTTGACAAAGTTGCCGGCATGGCGAGCATGACGGTGCCTTCTTTTTGCCGTTATTTTAAAAAGGTAACGAAAAAGACCTTCACACAATTTGTCAATGAGTACCGCATCGTTCACGCCTGCAAGTTATTGGCCGAAAAACACATCCCAATTGCTGATGTATGCTATGAAAGCGGCTTTAACAACTTCAGCCACTTCAATAAAGCCTTCAGGGAATTTACCGGCAAGAGCGCTTCGCAGTACCGGAAGGAATTGCGTGAAGTAGTTTCCTAA